The Lycium ferocissimum isolate CSIRO_LF1 chromosome 10, AGI_CSIRO_Lferr_CH_V1, whole genome shotgun sequence genome window below encodes:
- the LOC132034237 gene encoding uncharacterized protein LOC132034237 → MLSVFTRPLLQNPKLINLLKPQSPLLLFSLMATANFSPVSSPSNHVKRVGTHHGSFHCDEALGCFMIRLTNKYYNAQIVRTRDTQVLETLDAVLDVGGVYDPSRDHYDHHQKGFEEVFGHGFTTKLSSAGLVYKHFGKEIIAKELQVDEEHPDVHRLFLAVYKSFMEAIDAIDNGINQYDTDQPPRYVNNTHLSSRVGKLNLDWTEPDQSSERENEAFQRAMELAGSEFLDIVRYYARSWLPARSIVMECVSARHKIDPSGEIVVWSTFCPWKLHLFELEEEMKIDPPIKYVLYQDDRSKGWRVQAVAVAPDRFESKKALPSQWRGLRDDELSKETGIPGCVFVHMSGFIGGNQTYEGALAMAKAALKL, encoded by the exons ATGTTGTCTGTTTTCACAAGACCACTACTCCAAAACCCTAAACTCATCAACTTGCTTAAACCCCAAAGTCCTCTTTTATTATTCTCTCTAATGGCTACTGCTAATTTCTCACCTGTATCTTCTCCTTCAAATCATGTAAAGCGTGTAGGTACCCATCATGGTAGCTTTCATTGTGATGAAGCACTTGGGTGTTTCATGATTCGGCTTACAAATAAGTATTATAATGCTCAGATTGTTCGTACTCGTGATACTCAG GTGTTGGAAACACTTGATGCTGTGCTTGATGTTGGTGGAGTTTATGATCCTAGTCGAGACCATTATGATCATCACCAAAAAGGGTTTGAAGAAGTCTTTGGACATGGATTCACTACTAAGCTCAGCAGTGCTGGTCTTGTTTACAAG CATTTTGGAAAGGAGATCATTGCAAAGGAGCTCCAAGTTGATGAAGAACATCCGGACGTGCATAGGTTGTTTCTAGCTGTTTACAAGAGCTTCATGGAG GCAATTGATGCAATAGATAATGGAATCAATCAGTACGATACGGACCAGCCACCAAGATATGTAAACAATACCCACTTGTCCTCTCGAGTTGGAAAACTAAACTTGGACTGGACTGAACCTGATCAGTCTTCTGAAAGGGAGAATGAAGCTTTCCAACGTGCAATGGAATTAGCTGGCAGTGAGTTCTTGGAT ATTGTCCGCTATTATGCAAGATCATGGTTACCGGCGCGTTCAATTGTAATGGAGTGCGTTTCTGCAAGACACAAGATTGATCCTAGTGGAGAGATAGTAGTTTGGTCTACGTTTTGTCCA TGGAAGCTTCATTTGTTTGAGCtggaagaagagatgaagatTGATCCACCCATCAAATATGTCTTATATCAG GATGATAGGAGCAAAGGTTGGCGAGTGCAAGCTGTGGCTGTAGCTCCTGACAGATTTGAGAGCAAGAAAGCCCTTCCATCTCAGTGGCGAGGTTTAAGAGATGATGAACTCTCCAAAGAAACAGGAATTCCTGGTTGTGTTTTTGTCCATATGAGTGGGTTTATTGGAGGAAATCAAACTTATGAAGGAGCGCTAGCAATGGCAAAAGCTGCTTTGAAGCTCTAG
- the LOC132034997 gene encoding adoMet-dependent rRNA methyltransferase spb1-like — MEHSLDKYYHLAKEPGYRYRAAWKLIQLDKKYSFLHSSQSVLDLCAAPGGWMQVAVKHVPVGSLVIGVDLDPIRPIQGAISVQEDITTPKGRSSTIKKLMAENGCRAFDLVLHDGSPNVGGAWAKEATSQNSLVIDSIKLATELLAPKGTFVTKNSLVVYLKVGSLVIGVFAVLYLFMKGLL; from the exons ATGGAACATAGTTTGGACAAATACTATCATCTTGCCAAAGAACCAGGCTATCGTTATAGAGCAGCATGGAAACTAATACAACTTGATAAAAAATACAGTTTTCTACATTCATCACAATCAGTTCTTGATCTTTGTGCAGCACCTGGTGGTTGGATGCAAGTTGCTGTTAAACATGTACCTGTTGGTAGTCTTGTTATCGGTGTAGATTTAGACCCAATTAGACCTATTCAAGGTGCTATATCTGTTCAAGAAGATATTACTACACCTAAAGGTAGGTCGTCTACTATTAAGAAACTTATGGCTGAAAATGGATGTAGAGCTTTTGATTTGGTGCTTCATGATGGTTCACCTAATGTTGGTGGTGCTTGGGCTAAAGAAGCTACAAGTCAGAATTCTCTTGTTATTGATTCTATTAAACTTGCTACTGAATTGTTGGCTCCTAAAGGCACTTTTGTTACTAAG AATTCTCTAGTTGTGTATCTAAAAGTTGGTAGTCTTGTTATTGGTGTATTCGCGGTGCTATATCTGTTCATGAAGGGACTTTTGTAA